Genomic DNA from Myxococcales bacterium:
GATACGTTCCGGAAGTCCTTCTGGATAAGGGGCTCGAGCATACGGTGGAATATTTTCGCGCCGACGGTGAATGATGCGTCTGCGCACGGCCGTCGCGAAGCGATGTCTCGACGTGATTGGAAGTGCGGCCGGCCTGGTGGTGTTCGCTCCGGTCCTGCTGGTGGTGTCGTTGCTCCTCAGGGCGGCCCACGGGCCGCTGATCCTCTTCCGACAACAGCGGCCGGGCAGACACGGGAAGCCGTTTTGGATCGTCAAATTCCGGACGATGCGCGAGGGGACGGGTCCGGACGGCGAGCGGCTGACCACGGTTGGGAAGTGGCTGCGGTCCACCAGCCTGGACGAACTCCCGGAGCTGTTCAACGTGTTACGCGGAGAGATGAGCCTGGTGGGTCCAAGACCTCTCCCCACGCGCTATCTGGAACGGTATTCTCCAGAGCAGGCTAGGCGGCACAACGTGAAGCCCGGAATAACCGGCCTTGTCCAGGTCAGTGGACGGAATCTGCTCTCCTGGGACGAAAAGTTTGAACTCGACGTCTGGTACGTGGATAACTGGTCGCTCTGGTTGGACGTCAAGATCCTGTTCCGCACGCTCTGGCATGTGGCCAGGCGCAAGGGCATCCACGCTCAGGGTGAGGCGACTATGAGGGAATTCCCCGGGTCGTAAGAGGGCTGCCCGGACGGCGGAGATTCGGCTGAGCGCATCGGTCCGGTCGGCCGTTCAGGGCCGGAGATCCAGTGAACCAAGGGAGTCGGACCGTGGAGGCAACGGATTCAGAAACCATTTTGCCGCCGATTCTCCTCTCGCCCCCTCACCTCTCCGGCGAGGAGATCGAACTAGTTTCCGCAGCGTTTGCATCCAACTGGATCGCGCCGGCCGGCCCCGACTTGGATGCGTTCGAGGAAGAGGTGGCCGCCAAGGTCGGTGTGGCGGCGGCGGCTGGCCTTTCGAGTGGGACCGCGGCGCTCCACCTTGCGCTCCTCACACTCGGCGTGGAGGCAGGGGACGAAGTCTTCTGCTCCACGTTCACCTTCGCCGCCCCCGCGAACGCGATCCGCTACTGCGGGGCGATACCGGTCTTCATTGACTCATCTCCAGATACCTGGAACATCGACCCCGGTCTCCTGGAACAGGAAATGCGTGCGGCGGCGAGCCGCGGCAAGCTCCCCAAGGCCGTCATCGTGGTGGACCTCTACGGGCAATGCGCGGACTACGATCCCATTGTGACGTGCTGCCGCGAGTACGGGGTGCCCGTTATCGCCGATGCCGCCGAATCCCTGGGTGCGAGCTACAAGGGGCGCGCTGCGGGGAGTCTCGGTGACATCTCGGTCTTCTCCTTCAATGGCAACAAGATCATCACCTGCAGCGGCGGCGGGAGTTTGTTGTCGGACAACACCGAGTATGTCGAGACGGCCCGCTTTCTCGCCACCCAGGCGCGGGATCCTGCGCCCCACTACGAGCATTCCAGGATCGGCCACAACTACCGTCTCTCCAACCTTTTGGCGGCAGTGGGGCGCGCCCAGCTGCGCGTTCTAGACGAGCGCGTGGCCGCGCGCAGGTGCAATATGGAGTTCTACCGCGCTCGCCTGGGTAGCGTGGATGGGATCCGGATTGCACCCGCAGCTCCCTATGGCGGCAGTAACGCCTGGCTGACCTGTATATTGATCGACGAGGAAGATTTTGGTGCTGCGCCCGAAACAATCAGGAAGCATCTGGCCACGCGACGGATCGAGGCCCGTCCTCTCTGGAAGCCCATGCATCTACAGCCGGTCTTCCGGCACCATCGGTGCGTCGGGGGGCAGGTTTCGAGCGGGCTCTTCGCCCGGGGACTCTGCCTTCCCAGCGGTTCCAGCCTGTCGGATTCGGACTTGAGGCGGGTTGTGGGAGGGGTTCTCGAGTGTGCTTCGTAGAGGTGTGCTTGACGGTTTATAGCCCGTCCTCAAGGGCCGTTGGTCGACGAGACTGCCTGGTTCGGAGCTTGATCCCATGATCCGATACGCCGTCTATGGTTCAGCGGGATGTGGCCGAGGTGTGATGCCACTGATTCGCGAGCAGGTAGCCCTCCGCGATGGAGATGCGGACTTTGTCTTTGTGGACGACGATCCCTCGCGGCAGGGGGGCGAGGTGAATGGAGTGCGGTGCATCCCCTTTGGCGAGTTGATTTCTGCAGATCTGACTTCGACTCGGATTTGCGTAGCCGTGGCCGAGCCGAATGTACGCAGAGCGCTCGTGGAAAAATGTCAGGCGGCGGGACTTGAGTTCTTTGAGGTCGCCGCCGCGGATCACGTTCGCTATGACGAGGTCGAGATTGCCTCTGGGGCGATTTTCTGCGCGAGTACGATGGTGACCGCGAACGTAAGGATCGGCGCCCATTTTCACTGCAACATCTACTCCTACGTAGAGCACGACTGCCTAATCGGCGACTTCGTGACCTTCGCGCCGCGGGTTTCGTGCAACGGAAATATCATTATCGAAGACGGTGCGTACGTCGGAACAGGTGCGGTCCTGAAACAGGGCACGCCGGGCCGGCCGCTCCGAGTAGGGAAGGGGGCCGTCGTGGGCATGGGCGCCGTGGTAGTCCGCGACGTGGCCCCAGGAAGTACCGTCGTCGGAAACCCCGCCCAGCCCCTCGAATCCCAAGGTTACAAAGAAGGCTGAGCGTCGTCGCCGATCGACTCTGCGCTTCCTCCAAACCGGCCAGCAGTCACGCCCGGCACTCATGAGGCCCGCGCACCTCCACCCCACCGCTTCCCCTCCCGCCCGACTCCGGTAAGCTCCCGCCCATGCACACCCGAATCGATCCAGGGCTTGGGGCGCCCGGGACAAACCCCGAGACGCGACGTCCACTTCCGCGTCACAACCCGCCGTCCTTTCTTCAGGTCGTTGCCCTGCTTCTGGCCGCGCTCGTCGTCCAGGCCGCGGGTAGCGCGTGCACCACGCCCGTCTCAGCCCCCGCTGATGGCGCCCCGCAACCCGACGCATCGGTGGATTCCACCACCTCGACGCCTCCCCGGGCCGCCTATCAACTCGGCAGCGGCGACAAACTTCGCGTCATCGTCTTTGGCGAAGAGGATCTTTCGGGCGAGTTCGAAGTCGACGATACCGGGGCGGTTTCGCTTCCGTTGGTGGGCGAGGTCGGTGCGGGCGGGCGCACGCTGCGGAGTTTTGAGGCGGCGGTCCGCGAGCAGCTCAGCGACGGCTATCTCAAGGATCCGCGAGTCAGCGTGCAGGTGATCAACTACCGGCCGTTTTACATCATCGGCGAAGTTGAAAAAGGAGGGGAGTATCCCTTCGTGAGTGGTATGCATTTGCTGAACGCGGTGGCCGTGGCGGGGGGATTTACCTACCGGGCCAATACTTCCAAGGTCTTTATCACGCGCGGCAATCGGGAACTCGAGTTTGCTGTCACCCCCGAACTTCGCCTCGAACCGGGCGATGTGATTCGCATTCCTGAGCGTTTCTTCTGAGGGTACGGGCACCCAGATTGATTTAGAGTACAGGCATCCAGCTTGAATTACTGAATCCCACCAAATTCGTCTTCGGCACCCGCGCTCGGCTCGAAACATGATATTGTTGGCCGCGCATCGATTGCGCGCGATCCCTTTAGGAGAGAATCAACATGCGACGATTCGAGACGCTTCTTCATGCACGACTCCATACACGACTCTGTGGGCGGGCGGTGGCTGTGTTGTTGAGCTTTGCGTTGACCTTTGCGTTGACCTTTGCGTTGCCCTTGGCGTTGACGCTAGCGGTGGCCGGTAGCGCCTACGGCGAGGATTCGGTTCAGGTCAAACACCAGAAGGCGATCCAGAAGATTCTGGATGACAACGCGGGAAATCCGGCTGGGGTGAAGGACGCGATCACGAAAATCCTTGGCAATGTGCAAGGCAACGATGCAGTACTCCGCACCCAGCAGATACTCGATGCCTTGCCTGGCGATCTCAGCTTTGAAGCTTGGGAGACGATTAGAGCCGCACTGGAGGAGAAGGCGATGCAGTTGGGTAAGGGGAGGGATTTCAGGAGTGTCAGCCGCCTGATTGACCAGATGCATGAAGTGAGACTTGCCCTTCAGACAGCCAAGCCCGGTCGGCAGTATTCCTCCCAGGTGCCGCTGCCGCCCCCACCGCAGACCACGGTCGTCTGCGTTAGCGAGAATTGTTAGCGCGGAATCATCCCAAAATGCGGGCGGGGACCCTCAATGCAACGGGGCAACGGGCGATGGCTGGCTCCGACCAATCCTCGATCCCATTTGGCATTCGATTTGACATTCGAAAGGAAGACACACTGTGAAGATTGGTTCACTCTTTTCGACTTCGGTTGAGCTGGCGGGCCTCTTCCTGCTGATTATTTTGCTCGCCGCCCCGATGGCGGGCGCCCAGGAGATGGACCCGCCCGCCGGCGTCCCAGATCGAGTCGCCCCAGAGAGCGACGCCTTGGGGATCGGGCTCGGCGGTTTTACCGGCTACCCGAAGCTGGGGTTTTCGACCGCGTACGACAGCAACATCTTCGCCATCGACTCCCAAGTGAAGAGCGATGCCCGCTTCGTGATCGATCCCTCGTTCGCCGTCGAGTCCAATTGGTCGAGCAACGAACTTTCGCTGGGCGGTTTTCTCTCCTCGTCCCTCTTAGCGGACAACACCACGGAGGATAAACTCGAGTGGGGATTCGGCACCTCGGGTCGGCTCGACGTGCTGGAAGGCAGCAATGTAAAAGCCATGCTCGGCTATCAGGATCTCACCGAAGACCGCGGCGGCATCGATGCGGTCGACGTTCCAAAGCCGGTCGACTACGGTCATCTGCAAGCGGGTCTGGTGGTCAACCATCGCATCAATCAGCTCACTCTCTCAGGGGGAGCCGACTTCCAGAGATTCGACTATGACCCCTCGAGCCAGAAATTCCGCGACCGCGATCTCTGGACCGCCACCGGCCAGGGGGGGTACACCTTTTCGCCCGGTTACAGCGGGTTTTTTCGCGCGGAGTTCAGCGATCGTAACTTCCAGAATCTATCCAACCCCCTCCCCCTCCCCGCCCCCCCCAACACCCGTGTCTCCCAGGATTCCCAGGGCTACGACTTGGTGGTGGGTGTGGCCTCCGAGATCACGAACTTGATCTCGGGAGAGGCCTCCATCGGCTACTTCGATCAGAACTACGACAGCTCCGCCCTCAAGGATGTCAGCGGCGTCTCTTTCCGCGTGGATCTCGAGTGGGAGGTCACGAAGATGACCTCGCTTCGGCTCACGGCTTCCCAGGACGTGGTAGATTCCACGACTGCGGGCTCAGGCGGCATCCTCTATACCAATGCAGGCTTCGGGGTGGACCACGAACTGACCCCGGAAGCCCACCTGAAGTTCGATTTCGGGTTCTACAACGGCGATTACAAGGGGATTGACCGGGAGGACGACGGCTTTCGCGTCTCGCTGGGGGCCGACTATCGGATGTCGCGATTCGTTCACCTCGATCTGCTCTACAGCTTCGAAGACCGCGACTCGAATGTGGCCGGTCAGGACTTCACCCGGCATCAGGTCAACTTTGGCGTTCGACTCCAGTACTAGGAGGCACCAGGGATCACACGGGACGCGCAGCGCCCGAGCCAGGTAACGGAGCAAGCACCTCTTTTGAAACAAGCCGAGCATTTTTCTGTCGCGGGGCCGAACGAAGTCGAGATCGATATCGGCGAGATCTTCCGTGCGCTTCGGCGCCGGCGTTGGGCGCTGGGCGGCTGCGTGCTGCTGATCACCTCGGTGGTCCTGCTCGTCACCTTCCAACTGACCCCGCTCTATACCGCCACCGCCGAGGTGCTCATCGACCTGCGCGATCACAATGTGGTCGATCTCGATTCTGTGCTCGCGGGCATTTCCTCCGATGCTTCGACCATCGAGAGTCAGATCCAGGTGATCCGCTCGCACTCTCTCGCCATCCGAGTGATCGAGACCCTCCGCCTGGATCGCGATCCCGAGTTCAACGAAGCCCTGCGCGAGCCCGGCATGGGGGCTGTGCTGCAGGCTTGGCTCCGGGGTCTGGCACCCGGCGAAGCCGAAGAAGCCAGCCAGGAGGAGCGCCTGGCCCTGGAGCAGACCCGGCTGATTGAAGCCTTCTCCGAGGCGCGGAAGGTTTCCCGGGTGGGGCGAAGCTCGTACGTCATCTCCATCGCTTTCACTTCCGAACGCGCAGCCAAGGCGACCCAGCTGGCCAACACCCTGGCGGAGTTCTATCTCGTGGATCAACTCGAGGCCAAGTTCAACGCGACCGAACGGGCCACGGATTGGCTGCATGAACGCCTGGGCGCCCTGGCGGCAGAGGTCGAGAAATCGGAGCGCCTGGTGGAGGCCTACCGATCGGAGCATGGTCTGGTGAATTCCCGGGGCACCACGGTCGACGAGCAGCAGCTCGTGGAGATCAACACCCAGTTGATCCTCGCCCGCGCCGATCTGGCCGAGAAGCGGGCGCGCTTTCGCCACGTGACCGAGCTGCTCGATTCGGGCGCGGGGGTCGAATCGGTGGCCGAGGTGCTGGCCTCCACCGTGGTCCACGATCTGCGTCAGAGGCAGGCCGAGCTGGCCCGGGAGCAGGCTGAACTCGAGTCGCGCTATGGCGACCGACATCCGCGCATGATCAACATCCGCGCCCAGCGCAAAGATCTTGAACTCGGAGTGGCCGCCGAACTGCAGCGCATCGTGGCCAACCTCGAGAACGAAGTCGTCGTGGCTCGTTCGCGAGCCCAATCCCTCGAGCGAAGCCTCACCGAGGCGCAGCACCAGCGCTCGGTGGGCGAAACCGCGCGCATCCGGCTGCGCGAGCTGAACCGCCACGCCATTGCCAACCGAACGCTCTACGAATCCTTCCTGGGCCGCTTCAACGAGACTCGCGAGCAACAAGGAATCCAAGAGGCCGATGCCCGGATCATCTCCGCTGCCACCGTGCCGGTCGAGCCCAGCTACCCCAGGAAGGGACTCTTTGCTGCAGCGGGTTTTCTGGCGTCCCTGATCGTGGGCGCCGGCGTGGTGTTTCTCCTCGAGCGCTTGGACAACGGCTTTCACAACAGCCGCGAGCTGGAGGACGCGCTGGGCCTCCCGCTGTTGGCATCCATCCCGGAGCTGTCCGAGGCCGACGCCCGGGTGGAGGAAGAGCTGCTCTCGCCCCACGATTACGTGCTCGCCCGGCCGCTTTCGATCTATGGCGAGGCGATTCGGGGTCTGCGCACAGCTCTGATGCTATCCAACGTCGATGTGCCACCCCGGGCCGTGCTCTTCAGTTCCGCGATGGCTTCGGAGGGCAAGACCTCCATCGCGCTCAGTCTGGCCCGGTCCATCGCCCAGTCGGGCAAGCGTGTGGTCGTGGTCGACGCAGATTTGCGCCGCCCCGCTGTGGCCCGGAGACTCGGGCTTAGTCCCGAAGCGGGGCTGATCGAGTACCTGGCCGGCCAGGCTTCCCTCGATGAAGTGATCGTCACCGACAAAAGCTCGGAGATGGACGTGCTTCCGGTCATTCAAGGGGCCGCCAACGCCCCAGATCTGCTGGGCTCCGAGAGCATGCGGATCCTGCTCGAAAAACTGAAGACGGATTACGATCTCGTGCTGGTGGATTCGCCGCCATTGCTTCTGGTTTCGGATGCCACGGTGCTGGGCGAGATCTGCGACAAGTTGGTCTTTGTGGTCAGGTGGGAGCAGACCCCGCGGCAAGCGGCCCTGGAGGCTATCCACCGGCTGCACCAGTTCGAAATTGACGTGGCCGGTGTGGTCTTGAACCGGGTCGACCTGAAGCGCGATGCCGAACACTACTACGGGGACAGCTATTACCGCAGCGCTTCGGATTATTACGTCAATTGATCGGGCGCGAAATCCAAGGCGGACACGGAGCGGGACGGGCTAATATGAAGGGGCGGGCAGGATTCGCACTCGTCGTTGGGCTGGCCCTGGCCGTTGGAGGGGGGACGCGGGGCATGAGCGCGCTGGCCGCTCGCGCCGCCCATCCCGTTGTTCATGCGCTGGGCCTGGGCCAGGCACCCGATGATGCATCCCTGGCTCGAGGCGTCGCGGCCCTGGAGCGCTCGGCCGAGTGGTGGGGGACGCCTGCTCGCAGATACGGCGACCTGGCCTTGCTGCAATTCGAACTCGCCCGGCGCGAAGAAGCAAACCCGGGGCGGTTCGTCCCGCGAATCAACGCTGGGGTCGCGGCCCAGCGGGCCGCCCTGGCCCTGGCACCGGCGGACGGCAGCGGGTGGGCGCGGCTCGTCTATGCCCAGAAGCTCCGGGCCCAAAAGCTCCGGGCCCGGGAGCGTGGCGACCCCGCGGCAGGTCGAGCCACGAGCAACGATGCGGGCTCACTTGGTGCCCTCGAGATGGCGTTCCTGACCCGCGACCTCAGCTTCTCGCTGGTGCGTTTCCGACTCGCTGCCGCGTTGGATCAATGGGCGATGCTTCGGCCCTGGCTCCGTACCGCAGCCCGGGCCGAAGTCCTCGAGCTGACCCGCTACGGAGCCCGGGGTATGGACGCTCTGGTGGATCTCTACCTGGCTTCGCCTCACCCCGCAGTCATCGACGAAGAACTTGCCGCCGCTCCGCAACAGAAGGCCGACTTTGAACAGCGCCTGGCGCGCCGCCCGAAGCAGCGCTGATTCTGGGCTGATGCCGCCCACCGTTCACGACCAGGGACTAGAAGCAGTCAAGCGAAGCGGCAGTGCGTGAGCTCCGGCGCAAGACGCGCCGGAGGTTCCAGTTGTAAACCTCTCCGTCGTCTGCGCCGGGAGCTGCGATCCGATCGCGTGCCCCGGAACCCGGCGCCGAAGTGTCCCTTCTCGCTAATAACGCAATTATGCGTAAGATAAATCAGAAAGAACTTCCAGCAACAAGCCAGCAATAAACTTGCCGATGAGCCTGCTGGATTACGCATGGCGGTGTTGTTTTCAGCGACGCCGAACTCCGAGCCAAATCGAAAAGTCCCTCTTAGGGCCCCTAGAGCCCCTGTCGGCAGCATTTACAATTACATGTCGTGTGAAGTGTAATCATCTCAGTTGTTACGCATCGCTATACTAAAGACAAAGGGTGGACTCCAACCGCCCAGACCTCGAACTTGACACGAACGCGCAGCGCGATTCTCTCCTGGCTATGCCGAGCCACGAAAAAGTTCTGAGGGTCCCGAGCCGCAAGAACTCCTTCATCGACTTCTATCCCGTCATCAAAGGCAAGGGCCGGTTCCTCTATTCATTCACGGGCAGGGGCTTCACGAATGAAGCTGAGCTGGTTCGGGACCGGATCAACGCCCGCTCCATTCGAAGTAGGAATTCGAGAAGCCGTCAATCAGTTCCGATCGCTGACGGGATGCATGGAAGGATCAAACGACGTACGATGCACGAGCGAAGGCGGCTCTACCGATCTGCGCAGGCCGCCTAGGTAAATACTGAAAACCGTCTCTTAGCTCTGAGACCATCTGCAATCCGAAATAGTCTGACGACGTACACGTAACATCTGTACAAAGGAGAACGAATGAGCACCAAAGACGAAGTTTTCAATGCGATCCAATCACAAGTGGGCGAGATTCAAGCAAAGTTCGAAGAACTAAAAGGCCGGGCTGAAGTTCAAGCTAAACTGGGCCAAGCCGAAGCCAGAGAAGCCTTCCAACCCCTCATCGATAACGTTGAAAGAGAGATCAAAAAAACAACACAAAAAATTGATGAGCTCAAGAATTCATCTGAAGAAGCGAATGAAGAAATAAGGCATGGTGCAAACCTAGCGATCAAGGCCCTAGGTATAGCTTTTGACAAAGCTGCAGACAAATTTGGGAAATGAAACAGTAGTTTCGAAAACCACGTCAAATATATCGTGTTTGCCGCGACTTACGCGATTATTCAGCGATCGCTTCCCAGTTGTTATTCAAGCGAAAACGCGCCGGATAACATTCTAGGGTCGGCTCAATGACACGAGTTCGTTCCTGTTGCTTACTGTGAAGCGCGTATTGCTCAAGGATTGGTCGAACTTCTCACGGAGCCGTCGAATCTCGCGTACCGCGGCTTCAGTAGATTGATTTCGTTCCTTGCTCGTGTCGAGACTCTCCTCGAGGTTCCAAACCCCGTAAAGTGTCTCTTAGATTAGACCGTTCAAATCTCCGAATCTTGCTGACGGGCTACACACGCAGGTTGTCGCTGATCCGTTATTGCAACGGAGGTTTCCTGTGTCGGACGAATCCCCGTATCAAAAATCGTACTCAGAAGACTCCTTCTGGATCAAGGTGAAGAACTTCGCTCTCGCTGCCGGACGCGAGGTAATTGAGAAAGCTCTGATTCTCTACTACTCGATAGGGGAGCCCGACGTACCAAAATGGGCAAAGGGCACCATCGTGGTGACTTGCCCCTTGAGAACGATCCAGGGTGCATCAGCAGATCTCATGGGTCCAGCACGTTTGCGCTGAATCGAGTTCGAATACGGTCGAGTAGAGCATTGGATGTGTCGAATCCCGGTCACGGGATCGACGCTAATACACGCCCTGCGTGATCCTCAAGGCCGTC
This window encodes:
- a CDS encoding sugar transferase, which codes for MRLRTAVAKRCLDVIGSAAGLVVFAPVLLVVSLLLRAAHGPLILFRQQRPGRHGKPFWIVKFRTMREGTGPDGERLTTVGKWLRSTSLDELPELFNVLRGEMSLVGPRPLPTRYLERYSPEQARRHNVKPGITGLVQVSGRNLLSWDEKFELDVWYVDNWSLWLDVKILFRTLWHVARRKGIHAQGEATMREFPGS
- a CDS encoding polysaccharide biosynthesis tyrosine autokinase, with translation MKQAEHFSVAGPNEVEIDIGEIFRALRRRRWALGGCVLLITSVVLLVTFQLTPLYTATAEVLIDLRDHNVVDLDSVLAGISSDASTIESQIQVIRSHSLAIRVIETLRLDRDPEFNEALREPGMGAVLQAWLRGLAPGEAEEASQEERLALEQTRLIEAFSEARKVSRVGRSSYVISIAFTSERAAKATQLANTLAEFYLVDQLEAKFNATERATDWLHERLGALAAEVEKSERLVEAYRSEHGLVNSRGTTVDEQQLVEINTQLILARADLAEKRARFRHVTELLDSGAGVESVAEVLASTVVHDLRQRQAELAREQAELESRYGDRHPRMINIRAQRKDLELGVAAELQRIVANLENEVVVARSRAQSLERSLTEAQHQRSVGETARIRLRELNRHAIANRTLYESFLGRFNETREQQGIQEADARIISAATVPVEPSYPRKGLFAAAGFLASLIVGAGVVFLLERLDNGFHNSRELEDALGLPLLASIPELSEADARVEEELLSPHDYVLARPLSIYGEAIRGLRTALMLSNVDVPPRAVLFSSAMASEGKTSIALSLARSIAQSGKRVVVVDADLRRPAVARRLGLSPEAGLIEYLAGQASLDEVIVTDKSSEMDVLPVIQGAANAPDLLGSESMRILLEKLKTDYDLVLVDSPPLLLVSDATVLGEICDKLVFVVRWEQTPRQAALEAIHRLHQFEIDVAGVVLNRVDLKRDAEHYYGDSYYRSASDYYVN
- a CDS encoding NeuD/PglB/VioB family sugar acetyltransferase codes for the protein MIRYAVYGSAGCGRGVMPLIREQVALRDGDADFVFVDDDPSRQGGEVNGVRCIPFGELISADLTSTRICVAVAEPNVRRALVEKCQAAGLEFFEVAAADHVRYDEVEIASGAIFCASTMVTANVRIGAHFHCNIYSYVEHDCLIGDFVTFAPRVSCNGNIIIEDGAYVGTGAVLKQGTPGRPLRVGKGAVVGMGAVVVRDVAPGSTVVGNPAQPLESQGYKEG
- a CDS encoding outer membrane beta-barrel protein encodes the protein MKIGSLFSTSVELAGLFLLIILLAAPMAGAQEMDPPAGVPDRVAPESDALGIGLGGFTGYPKLGFSTAYDSNIFAIDSQVKSDARFVIDPSFAVESNWSSNELSLGGFLSSSLLADNTTEDKLEWGFGTSGRLDVLEGSNVKAMLGYQDLTEDRGGIDAVDVPKPVDYGHLQAGLVVNHRINQLTLSGGADFQRFDYDPSSQKFRDRDLWTATGQGGYTFSPGYSGFFRAEFSDRNFQNLSNPLPLPAPPNTRVSQDSQGYDLVVGVASEITNLISGEASIGYFDQNYDSSALKDVSGVSFRVDLEWEVTKMTSLRLTASQDVVDSTTAGSGGILYTNAGFGVDHELTPEAHLKFDFGFYNGDYKGIDREDDGFRVSLGADYRMSRFVHLDLLYSFEDRDSNVAGQDFTRHQVNFGVRLQY
- a CDS encoding polysaccharide export protein is translated as MHTRIDPGLGAPGTNPETRRPLPRHNPPSFLQVVALLLAALVVQAAGSACTTPVSAPADGAPQPDASVDSTTSTPPRAAYQLGSGDKLRVIVFGEEDLSGEFEVDDTGAVSLPLVGEVGAGGRTLRSFEAAVREQLSDGYLKDPRVSVQVINYRPFYIIGEVEKGGEYPFVSGMHLLNAVAVAGGFTYRANTSKVFITRGNRELEFAVTPELRLEPGDVIRIPERFF
- a CDS encoding aminotransferase class I/II-fold pyridoxal phosphate-dependent enzyme, with product MLPPILLSPPHLSGEEIELVSAAFASNWIAPAGPDLDAFEEEVAAKVGVAAAAGLSSGTAALHLALLTLGVEAGDEVFCSTFTFAAPANAIRYCGAIPVFIDSSPDTWNIDPGLLEQEMRAAASRGKLPKAVIVVDLYGQCADYDPIVTCCREYGVPVIADAAESLGASYKGRAAGSLGDISVFSFNGNKIITCSGGGSLLSDNTEYVETARFLATQARDPAPHYEHSRIGHNYRLSNLLAAVGRAQLRVLDERVAARRCNMEFYRARLGSVDGIRIAPAAPYGGSNAWLTCILIDEEDFGAAPETIRKHLATRRIEARPLWKPMHLQPVFRHHRCVGGQVSSGLFARGLCLPSGSSLSDSDLRRVVGGVLECAS